ACTGGGTGGACACTGTACTCGACGCTACAGCCTGATTGGTCGTGCACGCGACGACGGAGGACGACTGAGGAATCGACGAAGAACTCGTAGAAGTATGTACAACACTAGAACCGCCACTAGAACCACCACTGCACTGAGGAGGCCGGGCCGGCGTCGGGGGTGGCGCGAACAAATTATTCATCAGCGGTGTCACGACGAAATGCGAACTGCCCAGTCCGTCGTCTGTCCGCGATATATTCACGCCACTGTCTGACGGATCACCACTGACGTAAGCACTACCCGTACTACTGAGACCCGCCACGGCGACCTCGAAGTCCGACATAGCGTCCGGCGTGAAATAATCCGCGATATTGAACTCCGACGTGAACGGCACTTCGTCACTCGCACGTTCCGGCTCCACCTCGATGCATATGGACGTCGCCTCGGGCGGGAACGGGTATGGAAGCTTAGATCGAGACACCGCTGACTCTACATCCGAGTCCGTGTCGTAATTACTTTCCTCGCTTGGACTCCGACTCCGCTTGCGCGTCGACTCCGGCGGAGTCTTCGGTCGGAAATGTGgcctacaaaataaaaacactaTGCAGCTTGCAGTACCacaattattactatattattatatatcacaaatttaccagtataaaataacaatataacttaatatatcataaatattatgaagaTATACCATTCTTGTTTAACGATAGTCGTTGCTGTGGCAGTCACGGTTGAATCTGCTGGCTCACGCCCGGAGTCGTGTATTGTGTAGTCTAAAGAGGACCACATCTCATCCATATCAGCTGTGCAGCGATCCAGTATCATTCTACAAATTTCAATAGCAATAAAGAAACGTCCAACAGATGTTTAGTCTCACAACGTGCGCTGCGTCGATTCATGTCGTACCTGCCACCTCGACCCATCCTTCGCCGTGCGAGGCCAATACACCTTGGTACTGGCTTGCTAATGCTAGTCAGCGCAAACCTGTACTTCTTATCAGCCAAACCGCCTTCATCCTTATCACACCAAGGCCAATTTCCAAAACCACCTGATACAGGCTGCAAAGAGAAAAGCTTTATATCTACaatcttgaaaaaaagaaCTGTTTTTCTAAGTCTGTTCAATGGCAATTATTCACGGAAATGTATAGCTAAACATGTCATTGATATTGATCAGATTTTTATCTGAATcaaatgacaataataatgtGTGATAATTTAATCGTTACAgtcaaacatttaatattcacataataaaaaataaataatatatcaaattaattacctAATGAATTAATGTTACTGTTTTGTTTAAAGAATAACTCAAAAACTCAAAgtacatatttcaatattcttcaCGTTATACagcttgaaaaaatttgttatttcaatgacaaaataaaattaaaaaaaataaaaaaaataaaaagcaaaaagacAAGAACAGACAACTTACCGGTAAATAAGTGCTACTTCTATTTCGACGAAAGGCGAATTGTCCTTCGTCTGCGGCGTCTTCATCATCGCGATCGGAGGGTAACAAGGGCTGAGAGTGTGAATGCGATGGAAGCGAACTGTCATCATCTGAACTGATGAGTGGGTCCAGTCCGCTTCCAAGTACTCCTGGACGATTCCCTCGACCGCCGCCGCTACCCGTCCCGCTGCGGACACCAGTGTCGTCCAAACTGCCACCTCTGCTGTCCGTTTTATGTTTCCGCTTTTTGTACTGTCTCTTTTCTTTCCTGGGCACTATCTCATCCTAGAGCGAGAGCAGAGCAATATTAAACCATCACAGCGAATATGAAGACAATTTTACTTCTTGTAGTGTAAGAACaaacgataaatatttctttttttcaaagtcCCGATACATACTTTACAGACTTTGTTTGTCCAATTTTGATGAACACCAAACTGATTGGTAAAAAGCGGAGCGAACGCTGGTCTCGGCGCTCTTAACGCTGACACTTCCGCCAATACTTGTCCGTTGAAGTCTTGCGCTTGATACCTGCATCACAAGTTAAGTGTAATCATCCAAATTCATGATAGCAACGATATTACTGTCCGCAATACCAACCGTTTCTCGTAAATCTCAATGGTGAGATGCAGGTGCTCCCGTTTCGTCTTTTCTCTGCGTTTCACCATTTCCAAAAGCGTGACTGCCCTACTGAGATCCCTACGAAGCTTCAGCATTTTTTCGTAGCTAGTCTCGTCGTTTTTGCGATTCTTACGAGTCTGCATTTTCTCCGTGCGTCGTCTGAACGCGATATATGGATTATTAGCGGATGAACCGGATCGATTCTCCGTTTTAACCGATAACACCAGTGGATGTTGCTGTAGAAAATAGATCATTGTTAACATTAGACaacaaattgatttaaaaatttgatgaatcTTATAAAGAAGGATGAGAAAGAAatcaataagataaaatttgtacaactGATATATTTAGAATCATGAAACAGTTAAGTTTAACTTCtcatataatttcattataaaaatacaatacttACAGTTTTAAGACGTTTGTTGAGCCAATAATCGAAAACGGCGATGATTAAGTCATCATCTTCTTTCAAAAGTGCCTTGGCTTCATTTAGGGTGACTGCATTTTGTCCTGAATTCTTCTCTAGACGATCCATCATCTCTTCAAACAGGAGAGGAGTTAATTCCAATTTGCGGCTTTGTGTGTCAACCCACTTTTCATCTTCTGAATCCATATCGTAGTCAGGTATATCTTGTTCCATTGCAAAGGCTGCACAAAAACAagtaaatttatgaattaattattctaaaagatacaattgcaaaaatatataagcataaaattTCCATATTCTTACGTTGCATGTGTATTAATTGGCGAGGCAGCTTATAATCAGCAGGATAAATCTTGTCATAAGCTTCCACGTCTGCCAGATCTGTCACTTCAGGAGTAGGAATGATTAGACCCGTGCATATTGCTCTTTGAAGATGGTGTTCCTgcattatgaataaaattggtTAATCAGAGTCgcaatatatttgtaagttataatttttgttattatatatgcaacattgtcacaatataataaatatacagaaacatgtttgaaaaagttaataatgcattaaatttgttaatagtgctattttgaaaaatttgttccaAATCGATTAACTTGCTTTATTCCATCatagtttcatattttatcattgtaaAGTATAATTGCAAAGTGTCGGTCTAAAGAATCATAATCACCGTTAATCGCATAATGATAGTCATATCTAAtactttcaataataataacaatttgtaattaattatattacaaaaatcatgtTTCACCATCATCGTTAAGTTATTATCAAGAATGGAAGAAGTATTCacagattatatttatatatttttaacataacatGAATAAATGTGTTTATGACTTGCCATAAATGGCGGCTATCACAATGCGAGCAACCAAGTCAAGCAAAttggaataataatacatttattttataattttcttgtaaaaacaGATTCTAATATATTGCTACTTCCA
Above is a genomic segment from Linepithema humile isolate Giens D197 chromosome 6, Lhum_UNIL_v1.0, whole genome shotgun sequence containing:
- the E(Pc) gene encoding enhancer of polycomb homolog 1; its protein translation is MSKLSFRARALDASKPMPIYMAEELPDLPDYSAINRAVPQMPSGMEKEEECEHHLQRAICTGLIIPTPEVTDLADVEAYDKIYPADYKLPRQLIHMQPFAMEQDIPDYDMDSEDEKWVDTQSRKLELTPLLFEEMMDRLEKNSGQNAVTLNEAKALLKEDDDLIIAVFDYWLNKRLKTQHPLVLSVKTENRSGSSANNPYIAFRRRTEKMQTRKNRKNDETSYEKMLKLRRDLSRAVTLLEMVKRREKTKREHLHLTIEIYEKRYQAQDFNGQVLAEVSALRAPRPAFAPLFTNQFGVHQNWTNKVCKDEIVPRKEKRQYKKRKHKTDSRGGSLDDTGVRSGTGSGGGRGNRPGVLGSGLDPLISSDDDSSLPSHSHSQPLLPSDRDDEDAADEGQFAFRRNRSSTYLPPVSGGFGNWPWCDKDEGGLADKKYRFALTSISKPVPRCIGLARRRMGRGGRMILDRCTADMDEMWSSLDYTIHDSGREPADSTVTATATTIVKQEWPHFRPKTPPESTRKRSRSPSEESNYDTDSDVESAVSRSKLPYPFPPEATSICIEVEPERASDEVPFTSEFNIADYFTPDAMSDFEVAVAGLSSTGSAYVSGDPSDSGVNISRTDDGLGSSHFVVTPLMNNLFAPPPTPARPPQCSGGSSGGSSVVHTSTSSSSIPQSSSVVACTTNQAVASSTVSTQCAVGIGAAVDAQLNHQPKQQQQHRQLPNNSIVASILSKSLTSPTNNRNGGSCSGNGGSGSGGANIRVFSASAVSSGGGSGGSGGGITNFSNSHQNGPLPHINNSNNLTNSTHVVNNQQSTLVLPQKHPPSNLLPGLIAQSKLASLARQQQQQTQNQAQQVPTSGEITLNSNSESLDMEVDEVDSSPCDSKPQQQQLVRANKTNSLAMEVT